A window of Leptospira bourretii genomic DNA:
ACGATAGGTTGCCCCTAAATTTAAGGGAGATTTCAATCGCAATGTTAACTCGCGAAAACTGGAATCCCAAATGGGAGTGAACAAGGCACTTGCTCCTTCAATGGTTACCGCATTATTTGTGCTAACTGGATCCATAGGTTGCGAAAATTGAACCAATAGATCAGAATTGACAGGCCAACCTAATTGTAATTCTCCGCTGAGCGGAGGATTAGTAGCGACTACTGTTGGTGCTCCACCAACACCAATTGTGTAAAAACTAGAAATAAAATTTTTAGCCATTCTATTTCCATCTTTGTCTTTAGTACTACTCGCATTAAAACTGATTTCATACTTTTTCCCTTGTGTTAAACCAGCGGAAAAGTTTAATATCAATCGAGTATCGAACACCCAAGAGGGAGTGAATGAAGTATTCCCACCTGGTGCGGAAATACTAATCGCTGATTCAACCAGGGATCGATCCATTGGTTTTGAAAAATCGATAATGATCGGCGAATCAACTTTCACCTGACTTGCTTCAGGTGCAGGATTGATAAAGAGAACTTTGGGATAAACAAACCCATCTTCAATCTGTGCACCAAGTAACCCTAATACATCGGCTTCATTTGGTATTTTACTACATTGTAAAAACAAAAGGAAAAAACTTAAAATGCAAGTGACGACTACTTTCATTACTTTCTTTTTGACTTTTTTGCTACTTCTGGTACTGGCGCCGATGTTTTTGCTTCAGGTGTGGCGGTATTTAGCCCTGCATTTCTATAAATCTCATTGAGATCTCTTTGAATTTTCTCGGATCTTTTTGCGATCTCAATCCCATGTGAGTATTGGATCAGTGCATCTTTTACGTTCCCTTCTTGTTCGAATAGTTTTCCCAAATAGTAGTGTGCATCAATTTGATTATCGTCAAATTGAATTGCCATGGACAATTTCTGCTTAGCGTCATCACGTTTAGAAGAATCTAACATATATATTTTGCCGAGCCAAGTTAATGAGGTTGCATTCCCCGGGAAATCATCTAATAGGTCTTGAAAGGTCTCAGTTGCGTTTTCATGTTTACCAAGATAATACTCGGTTTTTCCCTTCATTAATCTGGCAGATACAAAACTACTATCTGCCTTTACAGCATTTGAAAACTCAGCCAATGCTTTTTCCAAACTTTTTTTGGAATAAAAATCCACACCTTTGGAGTATGAAGAAATTGCGTCTTCTCGATTTTTACAGCTTAACGTCAAAAATAATAAAACAAAAACTACGTGATAGATTTTAATGCTCATTAGGGAATTATTGTAACCTTATTTCGTTTTTTAATTTTTGCTAATATATCCTTTGCTTCTTCCGCTCTATTTTTTGCTGATAGTTCCAATTTTCTCCAATAGATAAATTCTTTTAGAACTGCCTTTTCTGATTCGGTAAGATTTTCTTTTTTTAAAATTCCTGTCTCTTTTAGTTTAGCTAAGATTTCAGTTTCGTTCGCAATTTCGTCAGAAACTTTTAATCCACCTGTTTTCTCAAAAATATAGAAATCCAATATTCCTTTTACTAAATATGGCTTTATATATTCCCGAAAAGACTGACTTGAAAAATCGATATCTCCGATAGCTTCCGACAAAAGGATGGACTCATTGATATAATTCTCAAGATAAAGCCTTGCTTCTTCAGGGTTAAACAAAGGTGGCTTTTTCTCAAAATATAATCTAAGATTTCTCACATACTCTTTGTATGCATCTTTTGAAAATCTTTTCTCACCAACTAAAAAAAGAGCCGGCTCACCAACTCTTTCATTCAGTATACTTTCTGCAAAACCTTGTATGCTTTTATTACCCTTACAGGAACATAAAGTTGTTATGCATATTGAAAGAATTAAAACAACATTCGATTTCATTTACTTAACTCTGAAATTCTAATCTTTGCATCTTGAACTGGTTGTTTCATTTCAGGAGATGCAATTTTAATAAAAATTTCAAAGGATTCGATGGCTTTTTTCTTATCACCCTTTCTCATATACATGAGCGCAAGATTATATCTAGCTTCTGGAAAATCAGGGTTATTTTCAGTTGCAGTCTTATAATATTCTAATGCCTTTGCGACATTATCCTTTTTTTGGAACAGAACTCCTAAATTATAGTGAGCTCTAAAAAAATCCGGATTAATTTCCAAAGATTTTTTGAAATAAGTTTCTGCTTTTTCCTCATCCTTTAGCAACAGATAAGTAAATCCAACATTGTTAGGATATTCCGGCGATAAAGGATCCTTATCATGTGCTGATTCGAATTTTTTCCTCGCGTCAAGCACTTCACCTCTCTGAAGTAATCCAATACCATCAGAGTTTAGTTTCACTGCATCAGATACATCTTTCAATTTACTTTCCTCGCTTTGTGCGCAAACACTAGTGAATGACAACACAATCAAAGAAACAAGAACAAGTGTTAGAGCTTTCAAATATTTTACCATTTCCATTTTGGCCAATTTAATCTAATCATCGTATTGCGAAAGTACTAATCTTTAATTTTATTTGACAACTGAGAATATAACAACAACCTAACCAACAATGAAATTCTTGTTACCCTCTCTCAAAAAGAGACACCTAATTTTCGCTACATTGGCACTTCTAGTTCTCTTAGTTTCAATCGCATTTTATGTCACTTATAATAGGGGCAAATGTTCGTCAGGTGACTGTAATACTGGTTTCGGTGTTTTAGAACTGAAAGATGGCACCTACTACGCTGGCGGATTTTTAAATCATAGGTTTCACGACTATGGAATTCTAAAACATTTCAGTGGAGAAAAATATGAAGGTTATTGGCACAGAGGTGAAAAAAATGGCAAAGGTAAAATTTTTTATGCTGATGGAGCTTTTTATGAGGGAAATTTTAGAAGGAATATAAAACACGGAGAAGGTTATTACGTTTGGTCTGATGGCACCAAAATATCCGGTTTTTTTGTTAATGGTGAACCTCAAGGAAAATGTACATTAACACTACCTAATAAACTAACTCTGGTTGGTGAGTATGAGCGTGGAATTGTAATTAACGGGGAAGGAATTTATATTTACGACGACCAGTCTCGATACATTGGTAATTGGAAAAACGGCAAAAGAGAAGGAAAAGGTACACTACTCTCTGCATCCGGCGAAATACTTAAAGCAGGAACCTGGAAAAGCGATAACTTCCAAGGGCCATAATCACATTCGAAAATCCTACAAAAAAGAAAATATGCAGACAATTAAATTGATAAGTTTAAGTTCTTTTGAATTTGCTTTTGCATTATAGGCGAAATCATCGCTTCATTGGCATATTTTTTCCAGGACGAAAGAATATCTTTTGTTTGAGTGATGATGGATTTGATTTGTAAATTTTTTAGATCCGCTTTTTTGCCCAACTCAATGAGATCTTCCAGTTGAAAGTTTTCTCGTTTTCCGTTAATGCTCATTTGGTGGCGACTCGTCCATTGTCCATTGGGATTATAACTATATGTCATATCATAAGCAGGTGATAAATTCCATTTCCCCGTTTGATCCATTAAAAAAGCAATATTTTTCGTATGATCATCCTGGTTACGAGAAATGACATTAAAGACAGCTCTTCGGAATTGTTGTTCTAAAGCATTTCGGGTGTTTTCTGAAATGATTTTACGAATCACTTCAAAAGCTTGTTCATAACTATAAGCTCCTGCCATGTTAAAATCGTAATGTGCGATAGCACAGAGTGATTGCATGTGCAATTTTTCGCCTCCATTGGTGCGATCAAAACGTTTTGTCATAAAATGATGTCTGCCATTTTCTTCGAGTAGTTTTGACTGCATCATCTGTATTCCGCAATCCAATGCCATTCGATAGTAAGCATATTCGATTGTTCCAAATCCCTTTGGATCATTTAGCTCTTTGTCTTTATTATTTTGGATTCCATCCAATTTTATAATCCAATAAGAATAATCTTCTGTCGTTTTTACCTGCCCAGATCGAACTTCTCCTGTTTTTTCGTTGTATGCAATAATACACTTTGCTCTTGCACCACCTGCGGATGTTCCGATTGTCATTAAACTTGTCAAAGATTCATTTAATTTCTTTTGATTCTTTAATTCTAGTTTTGTAGAGAATTTTTTACGATTACTTAGGATTTCAGATGCTAACTCTACCATCTCAGCAATTTCAATGGGAATATTTTTGGTTTTTAATTTATATGTTGCCGGTTTAAATTCCAAAGCACCCATTCCTCGTTCGCCGATATAACACAATCTTTCTACAGGGTTAAATGATTTTGAATTTCTACCTATTTTTGAAAGCCAAACATCAATTAAAGCATTCCCGAATTTATCAGGTAGGGAATCAGCAAACATACCAGGTAAACCTTTAAAGGTGTCTACATTTAAATTTCGAAAAGAGTATAGAGATCTGCTTTTGGGCATAAGGAGAGGTGAAGGTTCGACTGGGGCATTTAAAAAATCATTTTCATACTCAAAAGAAGCAAACCCCCCTTCTTCATTCCAAGAAATAAAACCAAGAAGCGTTCCCCATAGATAAACCTTTGCTAAAGTGACTGGTTCACTCATTTAGGTCTCCCCAGGTCCATTCCTTATTTTTATTAGGTGCTTTTTCTTTTCTTACTCGTTGCCTTAGTTTTTTTGTTTTTGATTTTGCAATCAGAGATAACGAAAAGTTGGGGTCACGAAAGGTTAGTTGTAATTCGTTGAGTAAATCTAATTCTTTCAAGAGTGAAAGCAAATTCAGTAGGGAAATATTTCCTTTCCCTGTTTCTAAACGAGCGATGGAGGAAAGTGATACACCCGTTTTTTCCGCAAGTTCTTCTTGCGAAAGGTTCATTTGGACACGTCTCCCTTTTATGGAAGAGCCTATTTTTTCGAGAATAGTATATAAATTTTCCTCTGACCAACTCATCTTAAGTAGTAAGATATGACAGTTTAATTATTTTTCAAGATTTATTTATTCATATTTGAATGGTAATTACAAAACATATAAATAGTCATATATGAGTAATATATACATAAAATCCACATTAATAATTCATATTTGACTATTTATGTTAACACTAATCCTCTCTGAAATCTATAATTGTTTTTTGATTTCTTCTCTCTTAAAATCAATATGATCTTTCTTTTTGATGTGGGAAGGCGTCGAATCCAGATTTCCTCTTTGCACTGATTGTTTCAAAAAATTACCTAAATGTTTATCTGTCTCAAACTGTTTTAAAAAACCATTCCGTTTTGTTTGGTTGTTTTTTAATAAGGAAGAATAAGATCGAACAGCTAACTTCCGTAAGTGTACATTTTCCGATTCATTGGCGATGGTTTTTTCTAATAAATGAATTGTGACTTCGCCCGAAAAGGTTTCCATCATTCGAATCGCCCTGGCTCTTACGAAAACATAACTATCTTTTGATTCTGAAATTTTAATTAAATAAGGAAGAGGGTTTGAGTGAATTTTATTTAATCTTAACTTCATTGCATCTAAATCTACTTGATGGTGTGTATCAGAAAGAGATTCTTTTATTTTATTGTAGAGAATCGGATCTAGTTCATCTGATAACAATGGACTCACAACAAAAATTAATACAGATAAAAAAGTATATACTGTTTTAGAAAATTTCATACTAGTATACCAAAGGATTCAAACGAAGAATCCATCCTTGTTCAGCTGTGATTTGTCCCTGCGCAAAACCAACCATCCCACTCCAAAACATCATGTTCCGACCACCTGAATCGTATGGACCAAATCCCGAACATTCTAAAACACTTAAAAATCCATCTTGATTCAAATCATTCCAAATACCGCAGGCAGGAGTATCTCGCAAAGGATCCCTACTTCCAACTTCGCCTGTATCTCCAAAAGCTTCAACAACATGCCATAAACCTAAGAAATGGCCAGCTTCATGGGACATTGTCTCTCCAAGTAACAATAATTCGTCGTGTGTTAGCGGTTGTCCGGTATTCGAAGTTAAACGATGAGTTTCAATAAAAACAGCCACACCGGATTGGCGTGTGCCCAACAAAGCAGCAGGGCCAGGAATTCCTCCAGAAACACCAAGAACCCCACCATACTGTAATTCTTCTTTTACGATAAAAACATTAAGCGCATTTGGTTTTCCAACATAGGAAGTGGTTGTGAATAATCCACCCAAAGTACCAGGAAAAATAAATGACGTGCTTAAATCATAAATACTACTGTACTCAACTGAATCAAGAGTTGTCGTTGAAAAATGTATATTAATTCTAACAGGTCCTTGTGAGTAATTTTCTTTCCATCGATTGAGGGCAACGGAAAGCGCAGTTAGTGTTTGATCAGGATAGGCAAGATCAGGACCATTGTTTACAAAAATGAGATTTACATCCAAATTTTTTTCGGTTTGCCAAAAATGATATAGTCCACTATCTGCAGAATCCGCATGATTAGTTTGAAACTCCATCTCATCGGAATCTAATGTTTTACATGAGCTGATAAAAGTGGCAGATAAGCTAACGGGAATTTCAAGATTAAACTCAACACCTAACGGTGAACTTATCGAATCAGTATTGAGGATACTTACAGCAGGATCAGTGGCATAGGCAGTGTCTTTTCCATAAGGAAACATACTTGTAGAAGAACCTTGTCCCAAGCCTGAAAAAACATCTCGATTCAAAAAACCTGAACTGGAAATGCTGCGATTTTCATAGAACACAGGAAATAACGCTCCTCCAAAGGTATTATTTTGTTCGAAAAACAATTGTACCATTGGCAGGGACCTATGCAAAGAAATCGGCAATGTTTCAGAATAGAAAAATGGGTTCCCACCCACTGTCCAAGTGCCAATCGGTTCCAACGGAACCGTTTGTGTCGAAACACAAGGAACATTGGAACCATTCATATATGCATCCAGAAGTAAATGAAATACTAAATCCTCATTTTTTTCTTCCGATTTCTTATTATTACAATTTAGTGAAAATAAAAATAAAAGAATAGGTAAAAAATATTGAATTATCCGCATCATATAACAGATAACAAATACTATACCGATATTTCTCTTGTCCTATCTTTTTTTATTCTTATAAAATATTCTCACCAAACAGCAGTGAATTTGTGTTTTTTATGTTACAAATTGGAAATAAGGCAAACTGACTTCCGGTTCACGTATCCTTTGTTTGACGAGGAAGGTTCTGATTTTTCCTTTTCCCTTGACTTCAATTTCACCTCTTTCTTCCAATTCAAAATCGGATCGAATTAGATCTGCCGTAGATTCCGTGATTTGAATTTCATTTGGTAGGCCATGAGACTCCATCCGGGAAGCAAGGTTGACCGCATCTCCCCAAATATCATAAATAAATTTTTTGGTTCCAATCACACCAGCAACGACTGGACCTGTGTTGATTCCAATACGCATACTGAGTTTGGTACCACTTTTGCCAAGCCGCAACCTTGAAAGAAGAGATTTCATATCCCAGGCCATATGAGTCGCAAGTAAAGAATGATACTGTTCAGGTGCAGGTAAACCGGCTACAGCCATATAAGCATCACCGATAGTTTTGATTTTTTCCAAACGATATTTTTCTGCGAGGACATCAAAATAAGAAAAAATTTCATTTAAGATGCGAACCACTGCTTCTGGTTTCATTCCTGAAGATATTTGAGTAAAACCGACAATGTCTGCAAAGAGAACAGACACTTCTGGATAACTATTGGCAATTAATCCTTGTTTTTCTTTTAACTCTTCTGCAATTGATTTTGGCAAAACATTTAACAAAAGTTTTTCGGCTCTTTCTTGTTCATTTCGTACCTTTTCATATGCATTTGCAATTTCAATACGAGAGTCTTCATTTTCTTTTAGAGTGGAGCGAACCTTGCCAAGAACTAAGTTATATCTTTCTGCGATTTGGCCCACTTCAGTAAAAGGTTCTACAGGCACATCAAGAGTTAAATCTCCCGTTTTGTGTTGGTAATCCATTGATAAAAAAAGATCAATGAGTTCTGTTGTGGCTTTGTGTTCCGAAATATTTAAACCCATCCTTTCTTCTGTTTCATCCACTCTTAGATGATAAATCCGATTGATACCTTTGAAAATAAAATAGGAAACACAAAAAGCAAATAAACCAATCACAAATGCACCCAAAACTTGGATGAGTAGAAAATCCCCTCTTCCACTTGTAACACCTATTCTTTCTAAGTCTCCAAAAATTCCCACTGCCAAAGTTCCCCAAAGCCCACCGACGAGATGGACAGGAACCGCACCAACTGCATCGTCAATTTTCCATCTTTCGAGTAATTTTTCAGCAGGAATCGTAAGTGCTCCAGCAATCATACCAATCAACGCAGCTTGAGCTGGTTCTACACAATCGGCACTGGCTGTGATGGAAACAAGTCCCGCCAAAGATCCGTTTAATGGAGAAATTGCCTCGGGATATCCTTTTACAAACCAAGTTAAAAACAAAGCCATCATCATCGAAAAACCTGAAGCAATAATGGTATTTAAAATTACGATTGGGACAGATCCGTTAAAAGCCAGCGTGCTTCCGCCATTAAATCCCATCCAACCAAACCAAAGAATTATTCCACCTAACATTGCCAGAGGAAGATTACTTCCTGTCACAGCTTTGGAAGGCTCGCCATCTTTGAATCTTCCTAGTCTTGGACCTACAACGAGAAGTAGAGCTAAAGAAACCCAACCACCCACACTATGCACTTGAGTGGATCCAGCAAAGTCATGAAACCCTAATTGTTCTAACCAACCTTTGGATGTTTCTGTAAATGTCCCACCCCAAACCCAATGACCAACAATTGGATAGATGATTCCGGAGATAAGAGCTGTGGCGAGTAGATAGGATGGAAACTTTAAACGTTCTGCAACAGCACCAGAAACAATTGTAGAAGCTGTTCCGCAAAACATCAACTGGAACAAAAAGAATGTGGGAGGCCACGCATTGTCCTTAGGAAAGTTAGGCAAAAATAAATCAGTACCTAACAATCCATAAAAAGATGACCCAAACATGATTCCAAATCCGAAAAGATAAAATAAAAGAGTGGCAACACCGAAATCTGCTATGTTTTTAATCGCAACGTTGATTGAATTTTTTGCTCGAGTCAATCCAGACTCCAATACCAAAAACCCTCCTTGCATCATTAACACAAGACCCGAACAGACAAGTACCCACAAAATATCCAATAGACTTTTTTGAACCGACATCCCTACCCTCGAATTCTATTCCATTTTTTTGAAAGACTGAAATGGAGCTGACCCTATGAGATAGTGACGATTTTTTTTAGATCGGCAAGTCGAATTCTAAGCAATCTCACCTAACAATCATTTTAAAAAACACACGAGTGGTTCTAAAAACATATATTTTGTTTATAATATAGGCAACTTGCTTGTTATTTATTCCCCGCACCATTTGTGCTGAGTGTGACGGTGCTGATCGAAGCAAAAATTCTTTTCTAAAAGAAAGATTGGCGTGAAGAGTGGGATCGTGCTTCGATAAAATGTTTGTCATCAAATAGAATCGAGGCGCCTCACAAAAAAAGGAAAATTATTTTTTTGTTTTATATTTTTTAAATAAATGAAGAGATTCTTTCCAGAAAACGTAAGTTAGACCTATTGCAATGAACCCAAAAGCAAATGCACCACCTAATGCAGTCAAGGCGTTTGAAGTTTCCTCATGACAAAGATCGATTGTGGAACCTGCATAAACAGCACTAGCCAAAATTCCATTTTCATTTGATAAGGATTGTGTTTTATCATATACGACTGTTACTGTATCGCCTGGTTTGGCTCCAATCATACGAAGACTGGGTTCGGATGGTTGCTTCAGTTTTTGGAATGTTCTTTCCTTGTTCTCAAAATTATGATTAGCAATTCCTGATTCATTATAAACGGAAACATGTTGCTGGTCTTCTAAAATTAAGAAAAAATTTCCGACAGATACTTGGTATAAATTCCAGTGATTTCGTTTCGATTGGTATTCAACATTATAAATGACAAATCCAGATTCAGGATCGGTGATGTTTTCGTTCGAAACAATACCAGAAACTAAACGGGATTCTTTGGAATTTCGAAAGGATTCATCGCAGAAAAAACTTCGGTATTCCCAATCGTCAAAAGAATTGATGACAAGAAGAGTGGACAAGGTTGCCGTAAATACAACCATCAATAAAAGAAAAAAATAAGTAGCAAAAGAGAAAGATGATTTAGAAAGTTTCATCAAAGTTATATCCTTTTCTATTTGTTTATGATCGATTGAACTGAACTGGTTCAAAATCAGGAAACTCTATACTAAAAATTTATGAAACTGACTGTAAAGGTAAAACCAAATAACAAACAACCAGGATTAGAATTTTTATCCGAAACAGAATGTATCGCGCGTTTGAAGTCACCGCCAGTGGATGGGAAGGCAAATGAGGAATTAATCCAATTACTTTCGAAACATTTTCATGTTCCGAAAAAAAATATCTCCATTCTGTCAGGACTTTCTTCCAAATCAAAATTAGTTTTTATCCTTCCAAAAGATTGAGAAACATCAACCATTCATACTAAAAATCCATAAATTTTTCTGTTCACAGAATCTAAGTAAATTACTAAATTTGTAAAATTAAGAGTTCTTTTTGCACTCGCGGTATTTAATGAAGAAATCGAACACCCTTCTGGAAACAAAAAATCTTGGAAAAACCTACCAAGTAGGTGAGGTGCCACTAGTCGCCCTTCATTCAGTTAATCTTAAATTCAATGAAGGAGAACTAACAGTGATGTTAGGTGCTTCTGGATCGGGCAAATCGACACTACTCAATATTTTGGGAGGACTCGATACAGCCACCACTGGTGAAGTTTTTTTTCATGGGAAAACTTTGGCTCTCGAAAATGATGAGGGACTCACACAATACCGAAGAAATTACGTTGGTTTTGTGTTTCAATTTTACAATTTAATCCCTAGCCTTACAGCAGAAGAGAACGTTCGTTTGGTGACGGATCTATCAAGCCATTCAATGACACCTCTGGAAGCATTAACGCTCGTAAAACTTGCAGATAGAAAAAATCACTTCCCGGCTCAGCTTTCTGGCGGGGAACAACAACGAGTTGCTATAGCTCGAGCCATTGCCAAAAGACCAGAACTTTTGTTATGTGATGAACCAACGGGTGCACTGGATTTTAAAACAGGAAGAATTGTTTTAGAAGCTATCACCGGGATCAACCAAGAACTAGGGACAACTACTGTTGTGATCACACACAATGAGTCTATTGCTCAAATTGCAGACAGGATCATTTTAGTAAAAGATGGAACGATAGTATCAGACTCAATCAATCGTCATAAAAAACCTGTATCTGAGGTTAGTTGGTGACCGGCAGAACCTTAAATTTAAAACTCCTAAGAGATTTAAAGGCGATGACCATGCAAGGACTCACTGTCGGGCTAGTGATTGCAGCCGGTATCGCTTATTTTTCTGCTTCTTGGGCGGCTTACTTTTCGTTGTTAGATGCCAAACTAAATTTTTATAGCAAACAAAATCTCTGCGAAGGATTTGTTTATTTAAACAGGGCCCCTTCTTATCTTGAATCCAAAATTCGTGCACTCCCAGGGATCTCCGATTTTGAAACAAGAATCTCAAAAGAAATTGTTTTAGATTTTCCAGGTGAGACATATCCTTCTGCAGCGCAATTGATTTCACTACCCGAACATACAAATACATTATACTTAAAAAAAGGGTTTTTGCCTAAACAAAACCAAGATGTAGTGATTAGCGAAAATTTCGCCACTGCAAATCAATTAGAACCTGGTTCGATCCTTTCTTCCATTATTGGAGGGAAACGAGTTTTCCTTCAGGTAACAGGCGTTGGATTATCGCCTGAGTTTGTATATGTCTTTAGGCCTGGAAATCCTATGCCGGATGATAAACATTATGGAATCATTTGGATGCAACGTGAAGCAATGGAGGCAAACTTTAACTTTGAAGGTGCTTTTAACCAAATTATTTTTCACTTTGCTGCAGAAGGAGAAGAAAGGTTACGTACGATGCGAGACCTGGATGTTC
This region includes:
- a CDS encoding tetratricopeptide repeat protein, which gives rise to MKALTLVLVSLIVLSFTSVCAQSEESKLKDVSDAVKLNSDGIGLLQRGEVLDARKKFESAHDKDPLSPEYPNNVGFTYLLLKDEEKAETYFKKSLEINPDFFRAHYNLGVLFQKKDNVAKALEYYKTATENNPDFPEARYNLALMYMRKGDKKKAIESFEIFIKIASPEMKQPVQDAKIRISELSK
- a CDS encoding tetratricopeptide repeat protein, which produces MSIKIYHVVFVLLFLTLSCKNREDAISSYSKGVDFYSKKSLEKALAEFSNAVKADSSFVSARLMKGKTEYYLGKHENATETFQDLLDDFPGNATSLTWLGKIYMLDSSKRDDAKQKLSMAIQFDDNQIDAHYYLGKLFEQEGNVKDALIQYSHGIEIAKRSEKIQRDLNEIYRNAGLNTATPEAKTSAPVPEVAKKSKRK
- a CDS encoding helix-turn-helix domain-containing protein, coding for MSWSEENLYTILEKIGSSIKGRRVQMNLSQEELAEKTGVSLSSIARLETGKGNISLLNLLSLLKELDLLNELQLTFRDPNFSLSLIAKSKTKKLRQRVRKEKAPNKNKEWTWGDLNE
- a CDS encoding ABC transporter ATP-binding protein yields the protein MKKSNTLLETKNLGKTYQVGEVPLVALHSVNLKFNEGELTVMLGASGSGKSTLLNILGGLDTATTGEVFFHGKTLALENDEGLTQYRRNYVGFVFQFYNLIPSLTAEENVRLVTDLSSHSMTPLEALTLVKLADRKNHFPAQLSGGEQQRVAIARAIAKRPELLLCDEPTGALDFKTGRIVLEAITGINQELGTTTVVITHNESIAQIADRIILVKDGTIVSDSINRHKKPVSEVSW
- a CDS encoding DUF167 domain-containing protein gives rise to the protein MKLTVKVKPNNKQPGLEFLSETECIARLKSPPVDGKANEELIQLLSKHFHVPKKNISILSGLSSKSKLVFILPKD
- the amt gene encoding ammonium transporter; this encodes MSVQKSLLDILWVLVCSGLVLMMQGGFLVLESGLTRAKNSINVAIKNIADFGVATLLFYLFGFGIMFGSSFYGLLGTDLFLPNFPKDNAWPPTFFLFQLMFCGTASTIVSGAVAERLKFPSYLLATALISGIIYPIVGHWVWGGTFTETSKGWLEQLGFHDFAGSTQVHSVGGWVSLALLLVVGPRLGRFKDGEPSKAVTGSNLPLAMLGGIILWFGWMGFNGGSTLAFNGSVPIVILNTIIASGFSMMMALFLTWFVKGYPEAISPLNGSLAGLVSITASADCVEPAQAALIGMIAGALTIPAEKLLERWKIDDAVGAVPVHLVGGLWGTLAVGIFGDLERIGVTSGRGDFLLIQVLGAFVIGLFAFCVSYFIFKGINRIYHLRVDETEERMGLNISEHKATTELIDLFLSMDYQHKTGDLTLDVPVEPFTEVGQIAERYNLVLGKVRSTLKENEDSRIEIANAYEKVRNEQERAEKLLLNVLPKSIAEELKEKQGLIANSYPEVSVLFADIVGFTQISSGMKPEAVVRILNEIFSYFDVLAEKYRLEKIKTIGDAYMAVAGLPAPEQYHSLLATHMAWDMKSLLSRLRLGKSGTKLSMRIGINTGPVVAGVIGTKKFIYDIWGDAVNLASRMESHGLPNEIQITESTADLIRSDFELEERGEIEVKGKGKIRTFLVKQRIREPEVSLPYFQFVT
- a CDS encoding M43 family zinc metalloprotease, coding for MMRIIQYFLPILLFLFSLNCNNKKSEEKNEDLVFHLLLDAYMNGSNVPCVSTQTVPLEPIGTWTVGGNPFFYSETLPISLHRSLPMVQLFFEQNNTFGGALFPVFYENRSISSSGFLNRDVFSGLGQGSSTSMFPYGKDTAYATDPAVSILNTDSISSPLGVEFNLEIPVSLSATFISSCKTLDSDEMEFQTNHADSADSGLYHFWQTEKNLDVNLIFVNNGPDLAYPDQTLTALSVALNRWKENYSQGPVRINIHFSTTTLDSVEYSSIYDLSTSFIFPGTLGGLFTTTSYVGKPNALNVFIVKEELQYGGVLGVSGGIPGPAALLGTRQSGVAVFIETHRLTSNTGQPLTHDELLLLGETMSHEAGHFLGLWHVVEAFGDTGEVGSRDPLRDTPACGIWNDLNQDGFLSVLECSGFGPYDSGGRNMMFWSGMVGFAQGQITAEQGWILRLNPLVY
- a CDS encoding HEAT repeat domain-containing protein; translated protein: MKFSKTVYTFLSVLIFVVSPLLSDELDPILYNKIKESLSDTHHQVDLDAMKLRLNKIHSNPLPYLIKISESKDSYVFVRARAIRMMETFSGEVTIHLLEKTIANESENVHLRKLAVRSYSSLLKNNQTKRNGFLKQFETDKHLGNFLKQSVQRGNLDSTPSHIKKKDHIDFKREEIKKQL
- a CDS encoding type II toxin-antitoxin system HipA family toxin, with protein sequence MSEPVTLAKVYLWGTLLGFISWNEEGGFASFEYENDFLNAPVEPSPLLMPKSRSLYSFRNLNVDTFKGLPGMFADSLPDKFGNALIDVWLSKIGRNSKSFNPVERLCYIGERGMGALEFKPATYKLKTKNIPIEIAEMVELASEILSNRKKFSTKLELKNQKKLNESLTSLMTIGTSAGGARAKCIIAYNEKTGEVRSGQVKTTEDYSYWIIKLDGIQNNKDKELNDPKGFGTIEYAYYRMALDCGIQMMQSKLLEENGRHHFMTKRFDRTNGGEKLHMQSLCAIAHYDFNMAGAYSYEQAFEVIRKIISENTRNALEQQFRRAVFNVISRNQDDHTKNIAFLMDQTGKWNLSPAYDMTYSYNPNGQWTSRHQMSINGKRENFQLEDLIELGKKADLKNLQIKSIITQTKDILSSWKKYANEAMISPIMQKQIQKNLNLSI
- a CDS encoding MORN repeat-containing protein, with product MKFLLPSLKKRHLIFATLALLVLLVSIAFYVTYNRGKCSSGDCNTGFGVLELKDGTYYAGGFLNHRFHDYGILKHFSGEKYEGYWHRGEKNGKGKIFYADGAFYEGNFRRNIKHGEGYYVWSDGTKISGFFVNGEPQGKCTLTLPNKLTLVGEYERGIVINGEGIYIYDDQSRYIGNWKNGKREGKGTLLSASGEILKAGTWKSDNFQGP